In the genome of Bosea sp. BIWAKO-01, the window AGCCGGCAATGCCGTGCTTGGCCGAGACATAGGCCGACTTGAAGGGCGAGGCGACAAAGGCATGGGCCGACGCCGTGTTGATGATCCGGCCCCAGCCCTTGCGCTTCATTCCAGGCAGGGCGGCGCGGGTGGTGTGGAACGCCGAGGACAGGTTGATCGCGATGATCTGGTCCCATTTCTCGATCGGGAACTCGTCGACCGGCGCGACATGCTGGATCCCGGCATTGTTCACCAGGATGTCGACGGCGCCGAATGCCTTCTCCGCCTCCGCGACCATGGCGGCGATCTCGGCCGGCTTGGTCATGTCGGCCGGCGAGAACTGGGCCTTGATGCCAAACTCCTTCTCGAGTCCGCTGCGCAGCGCCTCGGCATCGGGGGGCGGCATGATGCCGTTGATGACGAGATGGGCGCCTTCCTTGGCGAGTGCGCGCGCATAGGCGAGACCGATGCCGGAGGTCGATCCGGTGACGAGGGCGGTACGATCTTTAAGGAACATGAGCGTCTAGGCTCCTGACACGGGCTGAGAAAATGCTTACGTTGCATGTTTGAACGGGCAGTCTTTCCGTCCCCGCAAAGGCGGTCGCGGCACGTTGCCCGATGTAGTATTGCAACGCAACATGATGAAAATGCAGCCACACGCCCACGCGCATGACGGCCATGACCATGCGGCCTGTCGCCATGCCCAGGATCACCAGCGTCATGCCGCGGAAGCGCTGGCGCGGGCCGAGAAGCTCTGCCGGGAGCGCGGCCTGAGACTGACGCCGATTCGGCGCAAGGCCCTAGAGGCCCTGCATGCCGACCATCGCCCGGTCGGCGCCTATGATCTGGCCGATCGCATCTCGCCGCCCGGTGGCCGGCGTCTCGCACCGATCTCGGTCTATCGCGCCCTGGATTTCCTGGTCGAGCAGGGGTTCGTGCACCGCCTGAGCTCGCGCAATGCCTATGTCGCCTGTCTGCACGGTCACGGCGCCAGCGACGTTGTCGCCTTCCTGATCTGCGAGACCTGTGGCGGCGTCGACGAGGATTCCTCGCCGGCCATGCGTCAGGCGGTGGCGGCGATCGTGCAAGGGCGACAATTCGTGCCCTCGCATCAGGTCGTCGAGATCGTCGGTCGCTGCGACCATTGCCGGAGCGCACATCCCCATGAATGAAACGGTTCTTACGGCCGCGCTTGCCGATGTCGCCGGGCCGCGACCGCGCCGCTACACAGTTCCGGTGAAGGTCGGAGCCGTCGAGGTGGGCGGCGGCGCGCCGATCGTCGTGCAGTCGATGACGAATACCGATACTGCCGATATCGCGGCCACCGTCGGGCAGGTCGCCGCGCTTGCGCGTGCGGGGTCCGAGCTCGTTCGCATCACCGTCGATCGTGACGAGGCTGCGGCTGCCGTGCCGCATATCCGCGAGCGCCTCGATATCCTCGGCATCGACGTGCCGCTGGTCGGCGATTTCCACTATATCGGCCACAAGCTGCTGACGGATCACCCCGCCTGCGCGGAGGCGCTGGCAAAATACCGGATCAATCCCGGTAATGTCGGCTTCAAGGACAAGAAGGACCGGCAATTCGGCCAGATCGTCGAACTCGCGATCAAGCATGGCAAGGCAGTCCGTATCGGCGCCAACTGGGGCTCGCTCGATCAGGAACTGCTGACCGCGCTGATGGACGAGAACGCCTCCTCCCCGCAGCCGCTCGATGCACGGGCAGTGATGCGCGAGGCCATGGTGCAGTCGGCCTTGCTCTCGGCTCAACGGGCCGAAGAGATCGGTCTGGCCAAGGACCGCATCATCCTTTCGGCCAAGGTCTCGGGCGTGCAGGATCTGATCGCAGTCTACCGGACGCTTGCCGAGCGCGGCGACTATGCCATCCATCTCGGCCTGACCGAAGCGGGCATGGGGTCGAAGGGGCTGGTCGCGTCCTCGGCTGCGCTCGGTATCCTGCTGCAGGAAGGCATTGGCGACACTATCCGCTTCTCGCTGACCCCGGAGCCCGGCGGCGACCGGACGCTGGAGGTCAAGGCGTCGCAGGAATTGCTGCAGACCATGGGGTTCCGCGCCTTCGTGCCGCTGGTCGCGGCCTGTCCCGGCTGCGGCCGCACGACATCGACGGTGTTCCAGGAACTGGCGCGGGATATCCAGAACTGGATTTCCTCCTCGATGCCGGACTGGAAGACCCGCTATCCCGGCGTCGAGATGCTGAACGTCGCGGTGATGGGCTGCATCGTGAATGGGCCGGGCGAATCCAAGCATGCCGATATCGGCATCTCGCTGCCGGGAACCGGCGAGGTCCCGACCGCTCCGGTCTTCGTCGACGGCAAGAAGGTCGCGACATTGCGCGGCGCCGGAATCGCATCCGAATTCAAGGACATGGTCAACGCCTATATCGAGCGACGCTACGGGATGCGCGCCGATGCGGCGGAGTGAGCCGGCTCTCCTTGTGCGCGGTTCGGCTGCGCTCCTTTGCGCGGTGGCGGCGTTATGTTAGAGGCCCCGGCCTTTCGCTGCATTGCAGCACCCGCGGAGAACCCTGATGGGGCATGACCAGCCGACTCCGCCGACCGGACAGGTTGGCGATACACGTTTCGGCCTTGAAGATGGGCACGGCTCTTCTGCGACAGGCGGGCATTCGACGGCAAGCTACACGGCTCTCGCACTTGGGGCGCTTGGCGTCGTCTATGGCGATATCGGTACGAGCCCGCTTTACGCTCTGCGCGAGACCATCGTCACAGCCGCGGCGGTGCATAGCGGCGGCGGGAGTGAAGCCGCGGCCGTGCCGCGTGACATCGTCATTGGCGTGCTTTCGCTGATCCTGTGGTCGCTCGTCATTGTCGTCACGCTGAAATATGTCGTGCTGCTGATGCGGGCCGACAATAACGGTGAAGGCGGCATCCTGACATTGGTGGCGCTAGCGCAGCGTGCGCTTGGCCGCATGCGGGGAGGAGTGGTGCTCTTCCTCGGCATGGCCGGCGCTGCACTGTTCTATGGCGATGCGGTGATTACACCGGCGATCTCGGTGCTCTCCGCGGTCGAAGGCATCAAGCTCGTGACGCCGGCTCTCGACGACTACGTCGTCACGATCGCGTCCGTGATCCTCGTCGGCCTGTTCATGGTGCAAAGCCATGGCACCGCCAAGGTGGCGACCTTCTTCGGGCCGATCATGCTGGTCTGGTTCGCGACCCTCGCGGGGCTCGGCATTCTCCACATCGCGGACGATGTCGGCGTACTCGCAGCGATCAATCCCTATTATGGCCTGCGCTTCTTCGTCGACCATCCCAACGTGTCGCTGGCCGTGCTCGGCTCGGTCTGCCTGGCTGTGACGGGCGCAGAAGCGCTCTATGCCGATATGGGCCATTTCGGGCGTGGACCGATCCGCGGCGCCTGGATCTACCTCGTCTTCCCGGCCCTCGTGCTGAATTATCTCGGCCAGGGCGCGCTGGTTCTGTCCGACCCGACCGCGATCGACAACCCGTTCTACAAGCTGGCCCCGGAAGGCTTCATCCTGCCGCTCGTGATCATGGCGACGGTTGCGACGATCATTGCCAGCCAGGCCGTGATTACCGGAGCCTTCTCGCTGACCCGCCAGGCAATCCAGCTCGGCCTGATGCCGCGCCTGGAAATCCGCCATACCTCCGAGCACACCTCCGGGCAGATCTATATTCCGCGCATCAACATGCTGCTGCTGCTCGTGGTGCTGCTGCTGGTCTGGAGCTTCAAGACGTCGTCGAGCCTCTCGCATGCCTATGGCATCGCGGTGTTCGGCACGATGGTCGTCAGTTCGCTGCTCGCCTTCATCGTCATCGAGAAGAGCTGGGGCTGGAGCCGCCCGGCCGCCGCCGCCTTGATCCTGCCGTTCCTGGTGATCGACGTCGCATTCTTTACCGCGAACCTGCTGAAGCTCTTCAGTGGCGGCTATATGCCGGTGCTGCTGGCCATCGCCCTGGTTGTCCTGATGGCGACCTGGGTGCGCGGCACCCGGATCCTGTTCGACAAGACCCGCAAGACCGATGTCCCGCTGCTCGAGCTGGTCGCGATGCTTTCCAAAAGCCCGCCCGTCCGGGTCAAGGGCATGGCGGTGTTCCTGACCAGCGACCCGCAGACGGCGCCGGCGTCGCTGCTGCACAACCTGAAGCACAACAAGGTGCTGCATGATCGCAACGTCATCCTGACCGTGCGCTCGGCCGATACGCCACGCGTCGCCGACGAAGAGCGCGTTCGCCTCTCGCGCATCACCGACGATTTCTGGCGTGTCGAACTGGTCTATGGCTACATGGAGAGCCCGAACGTGCCCAAGGGGCTCGCCATGCTGCGCAAGCAGGGCTTCAAGTTCGACATCATGTCGACCTCGTTCTTCCTGTCGCGGCGCTCGATCAAGGCCTCGCCGCAATCGGGCATGCCGATCTGGCAGGACAAGCTTTATATCACCCTGACCAAGAGCGCGACGGACGCGACCAGCTTCTTCCAGATCCCGACGGGACGCGTGGTCGAGGTCGGGACGCAGGTGACGGTGTAGCGCAGGATGATGGGGACGGTGGCAAGCCGGTCCCGTCCCTGATTGCCGCCTGCCGATGTTCGGGCCTGGATCGCGGGCCTATCCTGGGTCGCCGGTGAAGGCGGCCAAGGTATGTGTCATTCCAGGATGCGCGTCTCGTAAGCATAGAGCCGGCGAAAGCCGAGGCTCGCATAGAGGCTGATCGCGACCGCATTTGTCTGATCGACCTGGAGATAGGCGCGGTCGCAATCGAGCAGACGCGCCCAGGACATGAGCCCGGACACCATGCGCCGGCCAAGGCCCTGTCCGCGGTGACCGGGATCGACGACGATCGAGCCGATTTCGGCCATGCCGCGCTCGGCGACGCACATGCCATAGGCTACCGGCTCGCCGCCATGGAACAGCGTGGCGAAAGCCGCAGGCAGGCGCACCTTCTCGACGATGGCCGCCAGCTTGGTCTCGCTGCGTCTCGAGCCGGTCTGATGCGACGTCACTCCCGCAATCCAGTCCCGGCTCGGACGGGCCTCGATCTGAAGCGCGGATTCGACCTCCGGCGGCTTGCCGTCGAGATCGGCGATCAGCCCAAAGGATGCATCCTTCAGCCGGTAGCCGCGGGCGAGGATGCGCTCGCGCGTTGCCGCCGAGATCAGCGGGGTCAGCCTGACACAGGGCGGCAGGCCGTCGGCCTTGTAGAATTCCTCGATCAGTTCGAGGGTCGCATCGTCGAGTTCGGCCTCCAGCTTCAAGGC includes:
- a CDS encoding transcriptional repressor — translated: MMKMQPHAHAHDGHDHAACRHAQDHQRHAAEALARAEKLCRERGLRLTPIRRKALEALHADHRPVGAYDLADRISPPGGRRLAPISVYRALDFLVEQGFVHRLSSRNAYVACLHGHGASDVVAFLICETCGGVDEDSSPAMRQAVAAIVQGRQFVPSHQVVEIVGRCDHCRSAHPHE
- the ispG gene encoding flavodoxin-dependent (E)-4-hydroxy-3-methylbut-2-enyl-diphosphate synthase, producing the protein MNETVLTAALADVAGPRPRRYTVPVKVGAVEVGGGAPIVVQSMTNTDTADIAATVGQVAALARAGSELVRITVDRDEAAAAVPHIRERLDILGIDVPLVGDFHYIGHKLLTDHPACAEALAKYRINPGNVGFKDKKDRQFGQIVELAIKHGKAVRIGANWGSLDQELLTALMDENASSPQPLDARAVMREAMVQSALLSAQRAEEIGLAKDRIILSAKVSGVQDLIAVYRTLAERGDYAIHLGLTEAGMGSKGLVASSAALGILLQEGIGDTIRFSLTPEPGGDRTLEVKASQELLQTMGFRAFVPLVAACPGCGRTTSTVFQELARDIQNWISSSMPDWKTRYPGVEMLNVAVMGCIVNGPGESKHADIGISLPGTGEVPTAPVFVDGKKVATLRGAGIASEFKDMVNAYIERRYGMRADAAE
- a CDS encoding 3-hydroxybutyrate dehydrogenase codes for the protein MFLKDRTALVTGSTSGIGLAYARALAKEGAHLVINGIMPPPDAEALRSGLEKEFGIKAQFSPADMTKPAEIAAMVAEAEKAFGAVDILVNNAGIQHVAPVDEFPIEKWDQIIAINLSSAFHTTRAALPGMKRKGWGRIINTASAHAFVASPFKSAYVSAKHGIAGFTKTVALEVATKGITVNAIAPGYVWTPLVEKQIPDTMKARGLTKEQVINDVLLEAQPTKEFVTVEQVAALAIFLCTDAAKSITGATLPMDGGWTAA
- a CDS encoding GNAT family N-acetyltransferase, which produces MISDVPYDPACIAECERRIVNAWPAPSTLLIGDWVVRFANGYSGRANSASALKLEAELDDATLELIEEFYKADGLPPCVRLTPLISAATRERILARGYRLKDASFGLIADLDGKPPEVESALQIEARPSRDWIAGVTSHQTGSRRSETKLAAIVEKVRLPAAFATLFHGGEPVAYGMCVAERGMAEIGSIVVDPGHRGQGLGRRMVSGLMSWARLLDCDRAYLQVDQTNAVAISLYASLGFRRLYAYETRILE
- a CDS encoding potassium transporter Kup; translation: MGHDQPTPPTGQVGDTRFGLEDGHGSSATGGHSTASYTALALGALGVVYGDIGTSPLYALRETIVTAAAVHSGGGSEAAAVPRDIVIGVLSLILWSLVIVVTLKYVVLLMRADNNGEGGILTLVALAQRALGRMRGGVVLFLGMAGAALFYGDAVITPAISVLSAVEGIKLVTPALDDYVVTIASVILVGLFMVQSHGTAKVATFFGPIMLVWFATLAGLGILHIADDVGVLAAINPYYGLRFFVDHPNVSLAVLGSVCLAVTGAEALYADMGHFGRGPIRGAWIYLVFPALVLNYLGQGALVLSDPTAIDNPFYKLAPEGFILPLVIMATVATIIASQAVITGAFSLTRQAIQLGLMPRLEIRHTSEHTSGQIYIPRINMLLLLVVLLLVWSFKTSSSLSHAYGIAVFGTMVVSSLLAFIVIEKSWGWSRPAAAALILPFLVIDVAFFTANLLKLFSGGYMPVLLAIALVVLMATWVRGTRILFDKTRKTDVPLLELVAMLSKSPPVRVKGMAVFLTSDPQTAPASLLHNLKHNKVLHDRNVILTVRSADTPRVADEERVRLSRITDDFWRVELVYGYMESPNVPKGLAMLRKQGFKFDIMSTSFFLSRRSIKASPQSGMPIWQDKLYITLTKSATDATSFFQIPTGRVVEVGTQVTV